A window of Streptomyces sp. SAI-127 contains these coding sequences:
- a CDS encoding adenosine deaminase: MSLPKAELHLHIEGTLEPELAFELAARNGVELPYADTDTLRKAYRFEDLQSFLNLYYELMAVLRTERDFEDLANAYLARAAAQGVRHAEIFFDPQAHIARGVEMGTVVEGLWRALAHSEAVHGVSTQLIMCFLRDESARSALETLEAATPYLDRIVGVGLDSAEVGHPPVKFREVYEAAAALGLRRVAHAGEEGPPEYIVEALDVLGVERIDHGLRCMESPELVARLVRDRVPLTLCPLSNVRLRTVDVLADHPLPAMLDAGLLCTVNSDDPAYFGGYAGDNFDAVRSALGLGEERLRELARNSFLASFLEHDEELRARYLAEVDTYEF; this comes from the coding sequence ATGTCCCTCCCCAAAGCTGAACTGCACCTGCACATCGAAGGCACCCTGGAGCCGGAGCTGGCTTTCGAGCTGGCCGCGCGCAACGGCGTCGAGCTGCCGTACGCCGACACGGACACGCTCCGCAAGGCGTACCGGTTCGAGGACCTCCAGTCCTTTCTGAACCTGTACTACGAGCTCATGGCCGTGCTGCGCACCGAGCGGGACTTCGAGGACCTGGCGAACGCCTATCTCGCCCGGGCCGCCGCGCAGGGGGTGCGGCACGCGGAGATCTTCTTCGACCCGCAGGCGCACATCGCGCGGGGCGTGGAGATGGGGACGGTCGTCGAGGGGCTGTGGCGGGCGCTGGCCCACAGCGAGGCCGTGCACGGTGTGTCCACGCAGCTGATCATGTGCTTCCTGCGTGACGAGTCCGCGCGGTCCGCTCTCGAGACCCTCGAGGCCGCCACGCCGTATCTCGACCGGATCGTCGGTGTGGGCCTCGACTCCGCCGAGGTGGGGCATCCTCCGGTGAAGTTCCGCGAGGTGTACGAGGCCGCGGCGGCGCTGGGGCTGCGGCGGGTGGCGCACGCCGGGGAGGAGGGGCCGCCGGAGTACATCGTCGAGGCGCTGGACGTGCTCGGGGTGGAGCGGATCGACCACGGTCTGCGGTGCATGGAGTCTCCGGAGCTGGTCGCGCGGCTGGTGCGGGACCGGGTTCCGCTGACCTTGTGTCCGCTGTCCAACGTGCGGCTCCGTACGGTCGACGTGCTCGCCGACCATCCGTTGCCGGCGATGCTGGACGCCGGGTTGCTCTGCACGGTGAACTCCGACGACCCGGCGTACTTCGGGGGGTATGCGGGGGACAACTTCGACGCGGTGCGCTCGGCGCTGGGCCTGGGCGAGGAACGGTTGCGGGAGCTGGCCCGCAACTCCTTCCTCGCGTCCTTCCTGGAGCACGATGAGGAGTTGCGGGCTCGGTATCTTGCGGAAGTTGATACGTACGAGTTCTGA
- a CDS encoding histidine triad nucleotide-binding protein, whose product MPGEPQGDCLFCKIVEGHIPATIIRETDTTVAFRDINPQAPTHVLVIPKAHYETAAVLAAAAPELAADVLRETQAVADDEKLESYRTVFNTGSGAGQTVWHAHAHVIGGRGLHWPPG is encoded by the coding sequence ATGCCAGGGGAACCCCAGGGCGACTGCCTGTTCTGCAAGATCGTCGAAGGCCACATCCCGGCGACGATCATCCGGGAGACGGACACCACGGTCGCCTTCCGGGACATCAACCCCCAGGCTCCCACCCACGTCCTGGTGATCCCCAAGGCCCACTACGAGACCGCCGCGGTGCTCGCCGCCGCCGCGCCCGAGCTCGCCGCCGACGTCCTCCGCGAGACCCAGGCCGTCGCCGACGACGAGAAGCTGGAGAGCTACCGCACCGTCTTCAACACCGGCAGCGGCGCCGGCCAGACCGTCTGGCACGCCCACGCCCACGTGATCGGCGGCCGCGGCCTGCACTGGCCGCCCGGATAA
- a CDS encoding 5-dehydro-4-deoxyglucarate dehydratase: MALDPDTARRLRDGMARGVLSFPLTSFHDDGTLDPDGFRAHVAAQIATGPGALFPACGTGEFFSLDEGEYRQVVTIAVEEAGGRLPVVAGTGYGWAQAVRFARIAEEAGADALLVLPHYLVAAPQDGLVAQLEQIAARTRLPLIAYQRGQVAFGVDALRRLAEIPGVIGLKDGHSDLDRLQRLTLAAPEGFLFFNGASTAEIQARAYATVGVPAYSSAVHAFAPEIANAFFTALRDGDEGDGTVGKLLRDFYVPLVELRDRVPGYAVSLVKAAARLRGRPVGPVRAPLTDPSAADLADLERLLASGLDLVGADL, from the coding sequence GTGGCCCTCGACCCGGACACGGCCCGACGACTGCGGGACGGCATGGCACGCGGTGTGCTGTCGTTCCCGCTCACGAGCTTCCACGACGACGGCACCCTCGACCCGGACGGCTTCCGCGCCCATGTCGCCGCCCAGATCGCCACCGGCCCCGGCGCGCTCTTCCCGGCCTGTGGCACGGGTGAGTTCTTCTCGCTGGACGAGGGCGAGTACCGGCAGGTCGTCACCATCGCCGTCGAGGAGGCCGGCGGCCGGCTGCCCGTCGTCGCCGGAACGGGCTACGGCTGGGCGCAGGCCGTTCGTTTCGCCCGGATCGCCGAGGAGGCGGGAGCGGACGCGCTGCTGGTCCTCCCGCACTACCTGGTCGCCGCCCCGCAGGACGGGCTGGTCGCGCAGCTGGAGCAGATCGCGGCGCGGACGCGGCTGCCGCTCATCGCCTACCAGCGCGGTCAGGTCGCCTTCGGCGTGGACGCGCTCAGGCGGCTCGCCGAGATCCCCGGTGTCATCGGGCTCAAGGACGGACACAGCGACCTCGACCGGCTCCAGCGCCTCACGCTCGCCGCCCCCGAAGGCTTCCTGTTCTTCAACGGCGCCTCCACCGCCGAGATCCAGGCCCGCGCCTACGCCACCGTCGGGGTCCCCGCCTACTCCTCGGCCGTGCACGCCTTCGCCCCCGAGATCGCGAACGCCTTCTTCACCGCCCTGCGCGACGGCGACGAGGGCGACGGCACGGTCGGGAAACTGCTGCGCGACTTCTACGTTCCGCTCGTCGAACTCCGCGACCGGGTGCCCGGATACGCCGTCTCGCTCGTGAAGGCGGCGGCCCGGCTGCGGGGACGCCCGGTCGGGCCCGTGCGCGCACCGCTCACCGATCCGTCGGCCGCCGACCTGGCGGACCTCGAGCGGCTGCTGGCCTCCGGACTCGACCTCGTTGGAGCCGACCTGTGA
- a CDS encoding glucarate dehydratase family protein, which produces MNLTITDVRLTPILVADPPLLNTQGVHQPYTPRLIVEVETADGVTGVGETYGDTKYLELARPFAAKLIGRQAGDLNGLFTVADQVAVDSSRVSGQVDVGGLRGVQTADKLRLSVVSGFEVACLDALGKALGLPVHALLGGKVRDAVDYSAYLFYKWASHPEGVASEKDDWGAAVDPAGVVEQARLFTERYGFTSFKLKGGVFPPDEEIAAIRALAEAFPGHPLRLDPNGAWSVSTSLRVAAELGDVLEYLEDPALGTAAMAEVSAGTDVPLATNMCVTTFAEIKEAFARDAVQVVLSDHHYWGGLRNTQQLAAICRTFGVGVSMHSNTHLGISLAAMTHVASTVPDLHHACDSHYPWQSEDVLSERLTFEGGAVKVSDAPGLGVELDREKVEFLHRRWLDDDGSLRERDDAAAMRVAEPGWVTPVVPRW; this is translated from the coding sequence GTGAACCTCACCATCACCGACGTCCGCCTCACGCCGATCCTCGTCGCCGATCCGCCACTGCTGAACACGCAGGGCGTCCACCAGCCGTACACGCCCCGGCTGATCGTCGAGGTCGAGACCGCCGACGGGGTCACGGGCGTCGGGGAGACCTACGGCGACACCAAGTACCTGGAGCTGGCGAGGCCGTTCGCAGCCAAGCTGATCGGGCGTCAGGCAGGCGACCTGAACGGGCTGTTCACCGTCGCGGATCAGGTGGCCGTCGATTCCTCCCGGGTCTCCGGGCAGGTCGACGTCGGTGGGCTGCGAGGGGTGCAGACGGCCGACAAGCTGCGGTTGTCCGTGGTATCCGGGTTCGAGGTCGCCTGCCTCGACGCGCTGGGCAAGGCCCTCGGGCTGCCGGTGCACGCACTGCTCGGGGGCAAGGTCCGGGACGCGGTCGACTACAGCGCGTATCTGTTCTACAAGTGGGCCTCGCATCCCGAGGGCGTCGCCTCCGAGAAGGACGACTGGGGGGCGGCTGTCGACCCCGCCGGGGTGGTGGAGCAGGCCCGGTTGTTCACCGAGCGCTACGGCTTCACGTCCTTCAAGCTCAAGGGCGGGGTTTTCCCGCCCGACGAGGAGATCGCGGCCATCAGGGCGCTGGCCGAGGCGTTTCCCGGGCACCCGTTGCGGCTCGACCCCAACGGGGCCTGGAGCGTGTCGACTTCGCTGAGGGTGGCCGCGGAGCTCGGCGACGTTCTGGAGTACCTGGAGGATCCAGCGCTGGGGACGGCGGCCATGGCCGAGGTCTCCGCCGGGACCGATGTCCCGCTGGCCACCAACATGTGTGTGACGACCTTCGCGGAGATCAAGGAGGCGTTCGCCCGGGACGCGGTCCAGGTGGTGCTCTCGGATCACCACTACTGGGGCGGGTTGCGCAACACCCAGCAACTCGCCGCGATCTGCCGGACGTTCGGGGTGGGAGTGTCCATGCACTCCAACACGCATCTGGGGATCTCGTTGGCCGCGATGACGCATGTCGCGTCCACCGTGCCCGACCTTCACCACGCCTGTGACTCGCACTACCCGTGGCAGTCGGAGGACGTGCTCAGCGAGCGGCTGACGTTCGAGGGCGGGGCCGTGAAGGTCTCCGACGCGCCCGGCCTCGGCGTCGAACTCGACCGGGAGAAGGTGGAGTTCCTGCATCGGCGGTGGCTCGATGACGACGGTTCGCTGCGGGAGCGGGACGACGCCGCGGCCATGCGGGTCGCCGAGCCGGGGTGGGTCACGCCGGTGGTGCCCCGCTGGTAG
- a CDS encoding S41 family peptidase — protein sequence MTQPATSAYLRFPHLQGELVAFTAEDDVWLAPLDGGRAWRVSADNVPVTHPRISPDGTTVAWTSARDGAPEVHIAPVDGGPSRRLTHWGSARTQVRGWTPDGEVLAITTHGQASLRRSWAHTVPLDGGPGTTLPYGPVGQVAYGPATVILSAPMGREAAWWKRYRGGTAGKLWIDPEGDGEFVRLHEELDGNLEYPVWAGDRIAFLSDHEGTGALYSSLADGSDLRRHTPLDGYYARHAAGDGTRVVHTSAGELWILDDLDGAEPRRLEVRLGGQRADRQPFPVDASRWFGSAAPDHTARGSAVAVRGAVHWVTHRSGPARALAAEPGVRARLPRTFRTEGEEWVVWVTDAEGDDALEFAPATGLAPGATPRRLAAGQLGRVLGLAMAPDGSRAAVAAHDGRVLLVERETGEVREVDRSEDGDVRGLTFSPDSAWLAWSHPGPAPLCQLRLANTTDLSVTEATPLRFQDYAPAFTLDGKHLAFLSNRSFDPVYDEHVFDLAFVVGDRPHLITLAATTPSPFGPQRHGRPFEAPDKDETPDSEGTPATRIDLEGLADRIVPFPVEAGRYSNLRAAKDGVLWLRHPVQGVLGSSRATPDDPDPKTDLQRYDLAQQRLEHLAADADHFAVSGDGKRVLLWTDGRLKVVPSDRRASSDDDSDTNIGVDLGRIRQTVDPSAEWRQMYAETGRIMRDHFWRPDMSGVDWDGVLDRYRPVLDRLATHDDLVDLLWEVHGELGTSHAYVTPRGGHGHGPRQGLLGADISRHEDGPQGAAQWRIDRILPTETSDPDARSPLAAPGVAVRAGDAIVAVGGHPVDPVTGPGPLLVGTAGKPTELTISPSGGGELRHAVVVPIADEEPLRYHAWVADRRAYVHEKSGGRLGYLHVPDMQAPGWAQIHRDLRVEVAREGLVVDVRENRGGHTSQLVVEKLARRIVGWALPRGMRAYSYPRDAPRGPVVAVANEFSGSDGDIVNAAIKALGIGPVVGTRTWGGVIGIDSRYRLVDGTLITQPKYAFWLEGYEWGVENHGVDPDVEVVQRPQDYAAGRDAQLDEAVRIALEALESSPAKIPPTLPD from the coding sequence GTGACACAGCCTGCGACGTCTGCATATCTCCGGTTTCCGCACCTGCAGGGCGAGTTGGTGGCCTTCACCGCCGAGGACGACGTGTGGCTCGCGCCGCTCGACGGCGGGCGCGCCTGGCGGGTCAGCGCGGACAACGTGCCGGTCACCCACCCCCGTATCTCGCCCGACGGCACCACCGTCGCCTGGACCTCCGCCCGCGACGGCGCCCCCGAGGTGCACATCGCCCCGGTCGACGGCGGACCGTCCCGGAGGCTGACCCACTGGGGCAGTGCACGCACCCAGGTGCGCGGCTGGACCCCGGACGGCGAGGTCCTCGCGATCACCACCCACGGCCAGGCCAGCCTGCGCCGCAGCTGGGCGCACACCGTCCCGCTCGACGGCGGCCCCGGCACCACCCTGCCCTACGGTCCCGTCGGCCAGGTCGCGTACGGACCGGCGACCGTGATCCTCTCCGCGCCCATGGGCCGGGAGGCGGCCTGGTGGAAGCGGTACCGCGGCGGTACCGCGGGCAAGCTGTGGATCGATCCCGAGGGCGACGGCGAGTTCGTACGGCTGCATGAGGAGTTGGACGGAAACCTGGAGTACCCCGTGTGGGCGGGCGACCGGATCGCCTTCCTCTCGGACCACGAGGGCACCGGGGCCCTCTACTCCTCCCTCGCCGACGGCTCCGACCTGCGACGGCACACGCCCCTCGACGGTTACTACGCCCGGCACGCCGCAGGCGACGGCACCCGGGTCGTCCACACCTCCGCCGGTGAGCTGTGGATCCTCGACGACCTCGACGGCGCCGAACCGCGCCGCCTGGAGGTCCGGCTCGGCGGACAGCGTGCCGACCGGCAGCCGTTCCCGGTGGACGCCTCCCGCTGGTTCGGCTCGGCCGCACCCGACCACACCGCGCGCGGCAGCGCGGTCGCGGTGCGCGGTGCCGTCCACTGGGTCACCCACCGCTCGGGCCCGGCCCGTGCCCTCGCCGCCGAACCCGGAGTCAGGGCCCGGCTGCCGCGCACCTTCCGCACGGAGGGCGAGGAGTGGGTGGTGTGGGTGACGGACGCGGAGGGCGACGACGCCCTGGAGTTCGCGCCCGCCACCGGTCTCGCCCCCGGCGCCACCCCGCGCCGCCTCGCCGCGGGACAGCTCGGCCGCGTCCTGGGTCTCGCCATGGCCCCCGACGGCAGCCGGGCCGCGGTCGCCGCGCACGACGGCCGCGTGCTGCTCGTCGAGCGGGAGACCGGCGAGGTCCGCGAGGTCGACCGCAGCGAGGACGGCGACGTACGGGGGCTGACCTTCTCGCCCGACTCGGCCTGGCTCGCCTGGTCGCACCCCGGCCCCGCACCGCTCTGCCAGCTCCGCCTCGCCAACACCACCGACCTGTCGGTCACCGAGGCCACCCCGCTGCGCTTCCAGGACTACGCCCCCGCCTTCACCCTCGACGGCAAGCACCTGGCCTTCCTGTCCAACCGCTCCTTCGACCCGGTCTACGACGAGCACGTCTTCGACCTCGCCTTCGTGGTCGGCGACCGCCCGCACCTGATCACCCTGGCCGCGACCACCCCGTCGCCGTTCGGCCCGCAGCGCCACGGCCGCCCCTTCGAGGCCCCCGACAAGGACGAGACCCCCGACAGCGAGGGCACCCCGGCCACCCGTATCGACCTCGAGGGCCTCGCCGACCGGATCGTGCCCTTCCCGGTGGAGGCCGGCCGCTACTCCAACCTGCGCGCGGCCAAGGACGGCGTGCTGTGGCTGCGCCACCCCGTCCAGGGCGTCCTCGGCTCCTCCCGGGCCACCCCGGACGACCCGGACCCCAAGACCGACCTCCAGCGCTACGACCTCGCCCAGCAGCGACTCGAGCACCTCGCCGCCGACGCCGACCACTTCGCCGTCAGCGGCGACGGCAAGCGGGTCCTGCTGTGGACCGACGGCCGTCTGAAGGTCGTACCGAGCGACCGCCGTGCCTCGAGCGACGACGACAGCGACACGAACATCGGCGTCGACCTCGGCCGTATCCGCCAGACCGTCGACCCGTCGGCCGAGTGGCGCCAGATGTACGCGGAGACCGGCCGCATCATGCGCGACCACTTCTGGCGTCCGGACATGAGCGGTGTCGACTGGGACGGCGTGCTCGACCGCTACCGCCCCGTCCTGGACCGGCTGGCCACCCACGACGACCTCGTCGACCTCCTCTGGGAGGTGCACGGCGAACTCGGCACCTCCCACGCCTACGTCACCCCCCGCGGCGGCCACGGCCACGGCCCCCGCCAGGGCCTGCTCGGCGCCGACATCTCCCGCCACGAGGACGGCCCCCAGGGGGCGGCACAGTGGCGCATCGACCGCATCCTGCCGACCGAGACCTCCGACCCCGACGCCCGCTCCCCGCTCGCCGCACCCGGCGTCGCGGTCCGCGCCGGGGACGCGATCGTCGCGGTCGGCGGCCACCCGGTCGACCCGGTCACGGGCCCCGGCCCGCTCCTGGTCGGCACGGCGGGCAAACCGACCGAGCTCACCATCTCCCCGTCCGGCGGCGGCGAGCTGCGCCACGCGGTCGTCGTACCCATCGCCGACGAGGAACCCCTGCGCTACCACGCCTGGGTCGCCGACCGCCGCGCCTACGTCCACGAGAAGTCCGGCGGCCGGCTGGGGTACTTGCACGTCCCGGACATGCAGGCCCCGGGCTGGGCCCAGATCCACCGCGACCTGCGGGTCGAGGTGGCCCGCGAGGGGCTCGTGGTCGACGTCCGGGAGAACCGCGGCGGCCACACCTCCCAGCTGGTCGTCGAGAAGCTGGCCCGCCGGATCGTCGGCTGGGCGCTGCCGCGCGGAATGCGCGCCTACAGCTATCCGAGGGACGCGCCGCGCGGTCCTGTCGTGGCGGTGGCGAACGAGTTCTCGGGATCCGACGGCGACATCGTCAACGCGGCGATCAAGGCGCTGGGCATCGGCCCGGTGGTGGGAACGCGCACCTGGGGCGGTGTCATCGGCATCGACAGCCGCTACCGCCTCGTCGACGGCACGCTGATCACCCAGCCGAAGTACGCGTTCTGGCTGGAGGGTTACGAGTGGGGCGTGGAGAACCACGGGGTGGACCCGGACGTGGAGGTCGTGCAGAGGCCGCAGGACTACGCGGCGGGCCGGGACGCGCAGCTGGACGAGGCGGTGCGGATCGCCCTGGAGGCTCTGGAGAGCAGTCCTGCCAAGATTCCGCCCACTCTGCCTGACTAA
- a CDS encoding PfkB family carbohydrate kinase, producing the protein MIASNASTGKGPSHFGGTGHGQARVDPLAALRVPDDPPWDVYLTGTVFLDIIFTGLDSAPVRGTESWARGMGSSPGGVANMATALARLGLRTSLAAAFGDDHYGEYCWDALEQGEGIDLSPSRTVPGWHSPVTVSMAYEGERTMVSHGHEPPPEAVLIQDGEPDCPPRARAAVASLEPGKRAPWIAQAAHEGTCIFADVGWDETGAWDLAGLADLEHCEAFLPNAQEAMRYTGATCPREAAHALTEHVPLAVVTLGAEGAYAVDRRTGETAEVPAIEVEALDPTGAGDVFVAGFVTGTLAGWPLADRLAFAGLTAALSVQEFGGSLSAPGWSEIGAWWRKVQSVASQDPTALRRYAFLADLVPEEEAPGWPLRRAVPTIGFGRSA; encoded by the coding sequence GTGATCGCGTCCAACGCGTCCACCGGAAAGGGACCGTCGCACTTCGGAGGGACCGGGCACGGCCAGGCCCGGGTCGACCCTCTCGCAGCTCTGCGGGTACCCGACGATCCGCCCTGGGACGTCTATCTCACCGGCACCGTGTTCCTCGACATCATCTTCACCGGGCTCGACTCCGCCCCGGTGCGCGGGACCGAGTCCTGGGCACGCGGGATGGGGTCGAGCCCCGGCGGCGTGGCGAACATGGCCACCGCCCTGGCCCGGCTCGGGCTGCGCACCTCGCTGGCCGCGGCCTTCGGCGACGACCACTACGGCGAGTACTGCTGGGACGCCCTCGAGCAGGGCGAGGGCATCGACCTCTCCCCGTCCCGCACGGTCCCCGGCTGGCACTCCCCGGTCACCGTGTCGATGGCGTACGAGGGCGAGCGCACCATGGTCTCCCACGGCCACGAGCCGCCGCCGGAGGCCGTGCTCATCCAAGACGGCGAACCTGACTGCCCCCCACGCGCGCGGGCGGCGGTGGCGTCCCTCGAGCCGGGAAAACGGGCCCCCTGGATCGCTCAGGCGGCACACGAGGGCACCTGCATCTTCGCCGACGTCGGCTGGGACGAGACCGGGGCGTGGGACCTGGCGGGCCTCGCCGACCTCGAACACTGCGAGGCCTTCCTGCCGAACGCGCAGGAGGCGATGCGCTACACCGGTGCCACCTGTCCCCGGGAGGCCGCGCACGCGCTCACCGAACATGTGCCGCTCGCCGTGGTCACACTCGGCGCTGAGGGCGCGTACGCCGTGGACCGGCGTACCGGTGAGACCGCCGAGGTCCCGGCGATCGAGGTCGAGGCGCTCGATCCGACCGGCGCCGGGGACGTCTTCGTGGCCGGCTTCGTCACCGGCACCCTCGCGGGCTGGCCGCTGGCGGACCGCCTGGCCTTCGCCGGCCTGACCGCCGCGCTCTCCGTCCAGGAGTTCGGCGGCTCCCTGTCCGCGCCGGGCTGGTCCGAGATCGGCGCCTGGTGGCGCAAGGTCCAGTCCGTCGCCTCCCAGGACCCGACCGCCCTGCGGCGGTACGCCTTCCTGGCGGACCTGGTCCCGGAGGAGGAGGCCCCGGGCTGGCCACTGCGACGGGCGGTGCCGACGATCGGATTCGGCCGGTCGGCCTGA
- a CDS encoding IclR family transcriptional regulator, with product MSETGGVREVKSAARTVELLELLAARGDRPARLQELADALEVPRSSMYALLQTLISRGWVRTDITGSLYGIGIHALLTGTSYLDSDPRVRVVRPYLDEASQALGETIHMGRLDGLDVAYLATRESHEYLRTISRVGRRLPAHVGALGKALLAEWPDERLPEGPYEALTPNSHTTRESLLADLAEVRARGYSIDREEGVPGIVGFGFCLRYDSPAQDAISCSVPVARLTPEHEQQIIAVMREIRGKIEATAPGAGGAPSWR from the coding sequence ATGTCAGAGACAGGTGGCGTCCGCGAGGTGAAGTCGGCGGCCCGCACGGTCGAGCTCCTCGAACTGCTGGCCGCACGCGGCGACCGCCCGGCACGGCTCCAGGAGCTCGCGGACGCGCTGGAGGTGCCGCGCAGTTCGATGTACGCGCTGCTCCAGACCCTGATCTCGCGCGGCTGGGTCCGCACCGACATCACCGGCTCGCTCTACGGCATCGGTATCCACGCCCTGCTCACCGGCACCAGCTATCTGGACTCCGACCCGCGTGTCCGGGTCGTACGGCCGTATCTCGACGAGGCGTCCCAGGCGCTGGGCGAGACGATCCACATGGGCCGGCTCGACGGCCTGGACGTGGCGTATCTGGCGACGCGTGAGTCGCACGAATACCTGCGGACGATCAGCAGGGTGGGCCGCCGCCTGCCCGCGCACGTCGGCGCGCTGGGCAAGGCGCTGCTGGCCGAGTGGCCCGACGAGAGGCTCCCCGAGGGTCCGTACGAGGCACTCACCCCGAACTCCCACACCACCCGCGAGTCCCTGCTGGCCGACCTCGCCGAGGTCCGCGCACGCGGCTACTCGATCGACCGCGAGGAGGGCGTCCCCGGCATCGTCGGCTTCGGGTTCTGTCTGCGCTACGACTCCCCCGCGCAGGACGCCATCAGCTGCTCGGTCCCGGTCGCCCGTCTGACGCCGGAACACGAGCAGCAGATCATCGCGGTGATGCGCGAGATCAGAGGCAAGATCGAGGCGACGGCACCGGGCGCGGGCGGCGCCCCCAGTTGGCGTTAG
- a CDS encoding MFS transporter codes for MSARTTLPWPLVALFTAGYLAPYLLPTTVGRLDSGLPLTATEAGAVGSALLLSSAAAGFLLASRVERVGPRTLARIGLTLAVLGYGGAALAHAVPAVVVGALIGGFGSGTSTAVAATGIAAQPDPHRTTTVGLLGVSALAGAVYLTVPHLGAGHGQPLAAIALTALAVWPLTGRLPLATAPTRSRETRATLPHRRAGLLLAGTLLCWSLAQNALWGVSGRIGLTQAHLSEATVGAVFAIALGAGLLGVVGAGALGPRLGRALPIGGGTVLIAACITLSASATDLTSFASGEIAWNTLYPIVLSYVIGLAASLDPRGRWAVLVGSASSLGTAAGPLTGSLLASEAGFPVMGTVMAAGLLLLAVPMTAVAMGAGRRTLPVVKIQVETQAYDKATAA; via the coding sequence GTGTCCGCCCGCACCACCCTGCCCTGGCCCCTCGTTGCCCTTTTCACGGCCGGGTACCTCGCCCCCTACCTCCTCCCGACCACCGTCGGCAGACTCGACTCGGGGCTTCCGCTCACCGCCACCGAGGCGGGTGCCGTCGGCAGCGCACTGCTGCTGAGTTCGGCGGCGGCAGGCTTCCTGCTCGCCTCCCGCGTCGAACGCGTCGGCCCCCGCACCCTCGCCCGCATCGGCCTCACCCTCGCCGTCCTCGGCTACGGCGGCGCCGCCCTCGCCCACGCCGTCCCGGCCGTCGTCGTGGGCGCGCTGATCGGCGGCTTCGGATCCGGTACGTCGACGGCGGTGGCCGCCACCGGCATCGCCGCCCAGCCGGACCCGCACCGCACCACCACGGTCGGCCTCCTCGGTGTCTCCGCACTCGCGGGCGCCGTCTATCTGACCGTCCCCCACCTGGGCGCGGGGCACGGCCAGCCGTTGGCCGCGATCGCCCTCACCGCGCTGGCGGTCTGGCCCCTGACGGGCCGTCTCCCCCTCGCCACGGCCCCCACTCGAAGCCGGGAGACGCGCGCCACGCTCCCCCACCGTCGGGCCGGCCTCCTCCTCGCCGGCACCCTGCTCTGCTGGTCCCTCGCCCAGAACGCCCTCTGGGGCGTCAGCGGCCGCATCGGCCTCACCCAGGCCCACCTCTCCGAGGCGACGGTCGGCGCGGTCTTCGCGATCGCCCTCGGCGCGGGCCTGCTGGGCGTCGTCGGCGCGGGCGCCCTGGGCCCACGCCTCGGCCGCGCGCTCCCCATCGGCGGCGGCACCGTCCTCATCGCCGCCTGCATCACCCTCAGCGCCTCGGCGACCGACCTGACGTCCTTCGCGTCCGGCGAGATCGCGTGGAACACGCTCTACCCGATCGTCCTGTCGTACGTCATCGGCCTGGCCGCCTCCCTGGACCCCCGCGGCCGCTGGGCGGTCCTGGTCGGCTCGGCGTCGTCATTGGGCACGGCAGCGGGTCCCCTGACGGGAAGCCTGCTCGCATCTGAGGCCGGCTTCCCCGTGATGGGCACGGTCATGGCAGCGGGCCTGCTGCTGCTGGCCGTACCGATGACGGCGGTGGCGATGGGCGCGGGCAGGCGCACGCTGCCGGTGGTGAAGATCCAGGTGGAGACCCAGGCCTACGACAAGGCGACGGCGGCGTAA
- a CDS encoding ribonuclease Z — protein MSVRELVVLGTASQVPTRHRNHNGYLLRWDGEGILFDPGEGTQRQMLRAGVAAHDLNRICVTHFHGDHSLGLAGVIQRINLDRVPHEVTAHYPKSGQRFFDRLRYATAYRETVRLTEAPVAEDGVIARTGGYTLQARKLSHPVESYGYRLTEADGRRMLPERLAAHGIKGPDVGRIQREGSLNGVSLDDVSEVRRGQRFAFVMDTRLCDGVHALADGCDLLVIESTFLDEDEQLAVEHGHLTAGQAARAARDAGVRHLVLTHFSQRYSEPEEFERQARAAGYEGELTVAHDLLRVPVPKRR, from the coding sequence GTGTCCGTACGTGAACTGGTCGTCCTCGGCACCGCCAGCCAGGTCCCCACAAGGCATCGCAACCACAACGGCTACCTGCTGCGGTGGGACGGCGAGGGCATCCTCTTCGACCCCGGCGAGGGCACCCAGCGTCAGATGCTGCGCGCCGGGGTCGCCGCCCACGACCTCAACCGGATCTGTGTCACCCACTTCCACGGCGACCACTCCCTCGGCCTCGCGGGCGTGATCCAGCGCATCAACCTCGACCGGGTCCCGCACGAGGTCACCGCCCACTACCCGAAGTCGGGACAGCGCTTCTTCGACCGGCTGCGGTACGCGACGGCGTACCGGGAGACGGTCCGGCTCACCGAGGCACCGGTCGCCGAGGACGGGGTCATCGCGCGGACCGGCGGCTACACCCTCCAGGCCCGCAAGCTCTCCCATCCCGTCGAGTCCTACGGCTACCGCCTCACGGAGGCCGACGGCCGCCGCATGCTCCCCGAGCGCCTCGCCGCGCACGGCATCAAGGGGCCCGACGTCGGACGAATCCAGCGGGAGGGCTCTCTGAACGGCGTCTCCCTCGACGACGTCAGCGAGGTCCGCCGCGGTCAGCGGTTCGCGTTCGTCATGGACACCCGCCTCTGCGACGGCGTCCACGCCCTCGCGGACGGCTGCGACCTGCTCGTCATCGAGTCGACGTTCCTCGACGAGGACGAGCAACTCGCCGTGGAGCACGGCCACCTGACCGCCGGTCAGGCCGCGAGGGCCGCCCGCGACGCCGGCGTACGGCATCTCGTGCTCACGCACTTCAGTCAGCGGTACTCCGAACCGGAGGAGTTCGAGCGGCAGGCACGGGCGGCCGGCTACGAGGGCGAGCTGACCGTGGCCCACGACCTCCTGCGGGTACCGGTTCCGAAACGGCGATAA